The proteins below come from a single Methanospirillum lacunae genomic window:
- a CDS encoding DUF7557 family protein — translation MSSSTIQIPESTIHALDHLKAYPNETYAEVIERLIVLSNTEDDITPEEWARIQQAETEYKNGKTYTLDELKRRLGDE, via the coding sequence ATGTCCTCCTCAACTATCCAGATCCCTGAATCAACCATCCACGCTCTTGATCATCTGAAAGCGTATCCCAATGAAACATATGCAGAGGTTATCGAGCGACTTATCGTGCTTTCCAATACTGAAGATGATATTACTCCAGAAGAATGGGCACGAATACAACAGGCAGAAACTGAATATAAAAATGGAAAAACATACACCCTTGATGAATTAAAAAGAAGACTGGGAGACGAATAA
- a CDS encoding DUF6444 domain-containing protein: MHEKIDTLEIRVSELESRLYLNSTNSGKPPSSDGYTRKNRPTSLRKHRYIYRII, translated from the coding sequence TTGCACGAAAAAATCGATACATTAGAAATTAGGGTATCGGAACTTGAATCCCGGTTATATCTCAACAGTACCAATTCTGGTAAACCTCCATCATCGGATGGGTACACCCGTAAAAACCGTCCAACCTCCCTTCGTAAGCATAGGTATATATATCGAATAATTTGA
- a CDS encoding ABC-three component system middle component 7 codes for MKESVIWKLPYIIEELNKAELNINVLYDITESKFTNINEFIFCLDILFILDKIEFLSKSRVIRLVS; via the coding sequence GTGAAAGAGAGTGTTATTTGGAAATTGCCATATATTATTGAAGAATTAAATAAGGCAGAATTAAATATTAATGTTTTATACGATATAACTGAATCTAAATTTACGAATATAAATGAGTTTATATTTTGTTTAGATATTCTTTTTATTTTAGATAAAATTGAATTTTTATCTAAAAGTAGGGTGATAAGACTTGTTAGTTGA
- a CDS encoding type II toxin-antitoxin system RelE family toxin: MFTLVFSHSAEQGFKQIPKEYRLTIYQRLEDLCHLENPLLFLKKLKSPDGARRYSLRVGIFRVILKIEDDTMVIIVLDAGHRKHVYRKY; the protein is encoded by the coding sequence ATATTTACTCTCGTATTTTCCCATTCTGCTGAACAGGGATTCAAACAGATACCCAAAGAATATCGGCTCACTATTTATCAGAGACTCGAAGACCTTTGCCACCTCGAAAATCCTTTACTATTTTTAAAAAAACTCAAAAGCCCGGATGGAGCTAGACGCTACTCCTTACGGGTAGGGATATTCCGTGTCATCCTCAAGATCGAAGATGATACCATGGTTATCATAGTCCTTGATGCAGGTCATAGAAAACACGTGTATCGAAAATATTGA
- a CDS encoding ABC transporter ATP-binding protein — translation MEIEINNLSFSYSQKVKPALSDISLLIPSGRLVYLIGPNGSGKSTLLRCIGGLVKPLSGYVKIQGREIFAFSKKERAQLIGFVPQQEIPVFSFKVRDVVVTGRVSRHSIFGLPSASDYQIADKALFEVGIAHLSERVCSEISGGEWQLVMIARALSQDPRILLLDEPTSHLDLANQMKVLSVIKKLVLNGYTCILVSHNPDQVFLIDGFVAAMKEGHLIYSGLAVDVIIPEIMQEIYDIPVMVAGQTNGLVRGICVPLLPDEKE, via the coding sequence ATGGAAATTGAAATTAATAATCTGTCTTTTTCATATTCACAAAAGGTGAAACCCGCCTTATCAGATATTTCTCTTTTGATACCTTCTGGGCGTCTTGTATACCTCATTGGCCCTAATGGTTCAGGAAAATCAACTCTTCTTCGATGTATTGGTGGATTGGTAAAACCATTATCAGGTTATGTAAAAATACAAGGCAGAGAGATATTTGCATTCAGTAAGAAAGAAAGAGCACAGTTGATAGGATTTGTTCCCCAACAAGAGATTCCTGTCTTTTCATTCAAGGTTCGGGATGTAGTTGTAACCGGAAGGGTATCAAGGCATAGTATTTTTGGATTACCATCAGCATCAGACTACCAAATAGCAGATAAAGCACTTTTTGAAGTTGGAATAGCGCACCTTTCCGAACGAGTATGTTCAGAGATCAGCGGAGGAGAATGGCAACTCGTTATGATTGCAAGAGCCCTTTCACAAGATCCGAGAATTTTACTTCTTGATGAACCTACTTCCCATCTTGATCTAGCTAATCAGATGAAGGTCTTATCAGTTATAAAAAAACTTGTTTTAAATGGATATACATGTATTTTGGTCTCCCATAATCCAGACCAGGTATTTCTCATTGATGGATTTGTTGCTGCTATGAAAGAGGGACATCTGATCTATTCAGGGCTTGCTGTTGATGTGATAATTCCAGAAATAATGCAGGAAATTTACGATATTCCTGTTATGGTAGCTGGTCAGACAAATGGATTAGTCAGGGGTATCTGTGTTCCATTACTACCAGATGAAAAGGAGTAA
- a CDS encoding NHL repeat-containing protein, whose translation MNAEHSRWKSGFTIGLLLTVIFSFTIGVADQNSSSFLDMTFNSPNGYALWHTHNASQDRNLEMAIQQNGNILVGGYTNNTNQKDIQVLRYYPNGTLDSGFGKGGWLTYSGAAGKDDYAFGIALDAKNNILVSGREDNGNNADILLLRYTPDGIRDSSFGVNGTVTYRGSGNGTDSGRGLVVQKDGKIVVCGEVNVSSHKELAVLRYTPEGKLDPDFASSGVFTLSNMSGAESYGFAVALDQNEHILVTGSSHEDGTDRIVLVKLDENGLLDSSFGSGGTVVWNGQQGGPDYGNWVSVTAEDNILVTGVETDTSGSFDIVLIRYHSDGTLDTTFGTDGVARFGYSGYQYAWGQTRMPDGRIIVAGASLVGTHVTPVLIGFTKDGKLDTSFGSNGVVSFETIGIGRLYAVHEDDKGGLVACGYITESDTDLRLLLRMNPE comes from the coding sequence ATGAATGCTGAACATTCACGATGGAAATCCGGGTTTACAATCGGATTACTCCTGACAGTGATTTTTTCATTCACGATTGGGGTGGCAGATCAGAATTCCTCATCGTTTCTTGATATGACCTTTAATAGTCCAAATGGATACGCCCTCTGGCATACGCACAATGCCAGTCAGGACCGGAATCTTGAGATGGCTATCCAACAGAACGGGAATATCCTTGTTGGTGGCTATACGAATAATACGAACCAGAAAGATATCCAGGTACTCAGATATTATCCAAATGGGACTTTGGATTCCGGGTTTGGGAAGGGAGGGTGGTTAACCTATTCAGGTGCTGCGGGCAAGGACGACTATGCTTTTGGTATAGCTCTTGATGCGAAGAATAACATTCTCGTCTCTGGTAGAGAAGACAATGGAAATAACGCCGATATTCTATTGCTGCGGTATACTCCGGACGGGATACGTGATTCTTCATTCGGTGTTAACGGAACGGTTACCTATAGAGGGAGTGGTAATGGCACTGATTCCGGCCGGGGGCTTGTCGTCCAGAAGGACGGGAAGATTGTTGTGTGCGGCGAGGTGAATGTAAGTTCGCACAAGGAGCTTGCTGTTCTCCGGTATACTCCGGAGGGAAAACTCGACCCTGATTTCGCCTCTTCCGGAGTCTTTACTCTTTCGAATATGAGTGGGGCAGAGAGTTATGGATTTGCAGTCGCTCTCGATCAGAATGAGCATATTCTGGTGACCGGATCTTCTCATGAAGACGGAACAGATAGGATTGTTCTGGTGAAACTTGATGAAAACGGTCTCCTTGATTCTTCGTTTGGATCAGGTGGAACAGTTGTCTGGAATGGACAGCAAGGAGGGCCCGACTATGGAAACTGGGTGAGTGTCACCGCAGAAGATAATATCCTGGTGACGGGAGTTGAGACTGACACTTCCGGGTCTTTTGATATTGTGCTCATTCGGTATCATTCGGATGGAACGCTGGACACAACGTTCGGCACCGATGGGGTTGCCCGGTTTGGATATTCCGGATATCAGTATGCCTGGGGTCAAACCCGGATGCCTGATGGGAGAATCATCGTCGCCGGGGCTTCATTGGTTGGCACCCATGTAACACCGGTGCTTATTGGCTTTACCAAGGATGGAAAACTCGATACCTCTTTTGGTTCAAATGGGGTGGTTTCATTTGAGACAATTGGTATTGGTCGTCTATATGCAGTTCATGAGGATGATAAGGGAGGTCTTGTTGCATGTGGGTATATTACCGAGAGTGATACTGATCTGAGACTTCTTCTCAGAATGAATCCGGAATAA
- a CDS encoding methyltransferase family protein, producing the protein MIISPAFTSSYTPIWYLTLILWILSELYLIYRDRNTTKQQDRGTRRYIGIAVITGMALSCFVGFNPVFRIQIDPDTIMGISIAIMWAGIIIRFLAILTLGRHFRTIIHIRDDHTIVKTGIYHYIRHPAYLGSIISAAGVTMIFQNILIPVIVVGVLIPAVLLRISYEEAALCDHLGSDYEEYMKETWRLIPLIY; encoded by the coding sequence ATGATCATCTCTCCAGCATTCACCTCGTCATATACCCCCATCTGGTATCTCACCCTCATCCTGTGGATACTCAGCGAACTCTACCTCATATACCGGGACCGGAACACCACAAAGCAGCAGGACCGGGGAACCCGGAGATATATCGGGATTGCTGTCATCACCGGAATGGCACTCTCATGTTTCGTAGGATTCAACCCGGTCTTTCGGATCCAGATCGATCCTGATACCATCATGGGTATCAGCATCGCTATCATGTGGGCCGGAATCATCATCCGATTCCTGGCAATCCTGACACTGGGCCGTCATTTCCGGACCATCATTCACATCAGGGATGACCATACCATTGTAAAGACCGGAATATACCACTACATCAGACACCCGGCCTATCTCGGATCCATCATCAGTGCAGCCGGCGTCACCATGATATTTCAGAATATTCTCATTCCCGTCATTGTTGTGGGAGTACTCATACCCGCAGTTCTTCTCAGGATATCATATGAGGAAGCAGCCCTCTGTGATCATCTGGGATCGGATTATGAAGAATACATGAAAGAAACCTGGAGATTAATACCCTTAATCTATTGA
- a CDS encoding transposase yields MDNVGVTDLSDPVNIPIGMTIEPGNLNDQTHFTKTYRQSRNRLREGSLVIFDKGANSVANTQIIQADNLQYVTGKKLNKSDDKIIAEFETYNPQVIEKDSGIRGIKIEKPNSTNYLYVSEKLQKEQLEYRARKIVSEIKEQRPFRRVLTRIRLFQNDSE; encoded by the coding sequence ATGGACAATGTTGGTGTTACAGACCTTTCTGACCCGGTAAATATCCCTATTGGGATGACAATCGAACCTGGCAATCTCAATGATCAGACCCACTTCACGAAGACATATCGGCAGTCAAGGAACCGGCTGAGAGAAGGATCTCTGGTAATATTCGATAAAGGAGCCAACAGTGTCGCTAATACTCAGATTATCCAGGCAGATAATCTTCAGTACGTCACCGGAAAGAAGCTCAACAAGAGCGATGACAAGATAATCGCTGAGTTTGAAACCTATAATCCTCAGGTTATTGAAAAAGATTCAGGGATTCGCGGAATTAAAATAGAGAAGCCTAACAGTACTAATTATCTCTACGTCTCAGAAAAGTTGCAGAAAGAGCAGTTAGAATACAGAGCCAGAAAAATCGTCAGTGAGATAAAAGAACAAAGGCCATTCAGGAGAGTATTGACAAGAATAAGGCTCTTCCAAAACGATTCAGAATAA
- a CDS encoding methyltransferase family protein: MAKTGIYHYIRHPAYPGSIISATGVTLAFQNILIPIIVVGVLIPAVLLRISYEEAAFCDHLGPAYEEYMKETWRLIPFIY; encoded by the coding sequence ATTGCAAAGACCGGAATATACCACTACATCAGACACCCGGCCTATCCCGGATCCATCATCAGTGCAACCGGCGTCACCCTGGCTTTTCAGAATATTCTCATTCCCATTATTGTTGTGGGAGTTCTTATACCCGCAGTTCTTCTCAGGATATCATATGAGGAAGCAGCCTTCTGTGATCATCTGGGACCGGCTTATGAAGAATACATGAAAGAGACCTGGAGACTGATACCCTTCATCTACTGA
- a CDS encoding SRPBCC domain-containing protein → MATTFSFRETDSGKEFFYPHIQIIYSLVLNNLMRTEGIFVKEIRTEIVIKASPVKIWKILTNFERYPTWNPFIISIQGTLAAGNIIQVELAPPDAKRMKMKPRVLRVIPNQEFRWLGRILIPGIFDGEHIFELRDNKNETTTVIQREIFTGILVPFLKKLLDDNTRRGFESMNSELKKICEANSEGIPGN, encoded by the coding sequence ATGGCTACAACTTTTAGTTTTAGAGAGACTGATTCTGGAAAGGAATTCTTTTATCCCCATATACAGATCATCTACTCATTGGTCCTTAATAATCTCATGAGAACTGAAGGGATATTTGTGAAAGAAATCAGAACTGAAATAGTGATAAAGGCCAGCCCGGTTAAAATATGGAAGATCCTAACAAACTTTGAAAGGTATCCTACATGGAATCCATTCATTATTTCGATTCAGGGAACCCTTGCTGCCGGGAATATCATCCAGGTAGAACTGGCCCCACCTGATGCAAAACGGATGAAAATGAAACCCAGAGTCCTCAGGGTTATTCCAAATCAGGAATTTCGTTGGTTGGGACGAATACTAATTCCCGGAATATTTGATGGAGAACACATCTTTGAATTACGGGACAATAAAAACGAAACCACAACCGTTATTCAAAGAGAGATATTTACCGGAATCCTTGTTCCATTTCTCAAAAAATTGTTAGATGATAATACCAGACGGGGGTTCGAATCAATGAATAGTGAATTGAAAAAGATTTGTGAAGCAAATAGTGAGGGAATTCCTGGAAACTAG
- a CDS encoding DUF2326 domain-containing protein, protein MLVEIRCQLFKNELITFHEGLNVILGDEKATNSIGKTTFLMIIDFVFGGESFLKKNGGAIKHLGHHIVYFTFKFSHVYYYFSRESDKHNIVKIYDKNKNLIEEISIQNFREFLKEKYELEHLIYLSFREVIGPYSRIWGKKYDLNKPINIDKEPDKKAITRLLKLFNMYDNINSHDKKIDYLTKKKQTFKDATKYDIIPDGITKKIYEDAIKRNEKIETEILDITNNLEKNRTNLDVLLSDELLSLKNKISQLHIKRNILKSELNSIVINLTTQDKKIRGKLSNLAEFFPDINLDKLKLIDTFHNNISNILKDQLKEREKILNERIKNLDNEILQQNAEFDNLITYNENNVSRLAIEKLIDLSQQKIKNFEIINIYIDKNSIQDDLSQNIILLSDIKLKIQSDIMLQLNTKMGNINNQIYDNHQFPPSLDLKDNKYSFNNESDTGTGKAYTGIIILDLAIFSLTPLSIIIHDSMLFKNIQTSSFEKIIELYYNQTKQIFISTDSINNYNEKTQKILNIKKVLQLSYENTLYPLKWNEEKK, encoded by the coding sequence TTGTTAGTTGAAATTCGATGTCAATTGTTTAAGAATGAATTAATTACATTTCATGAGGGGTTGAATGTAATATTAGGTGATGAAAAAGCTACTAACTCCATTGGCAAAACTACTTTTTTAATGATCATTGACTTTGTGTTTGGTGGTGAATCTTTTTTAAAAAAAAATGGTGGTGCCATTAAACATTTGGGTCATCACATAGTATATTTTACATTCAAATTTTCACATGTCTATTATTATTTTTCTCGTGAAAGTGACAAACACAATATTGTAAAAATTTATGATAAAAATAAAAATTTAATAGAGGAAATTAGTATCCAAAATTTCCGTGAATTTCTAAAAGAAAAATATGAATTGGAACATTTAATATATCTTTCATTTAGAGAAGTGATAGGTCCATATTCAAGAATTTGGGGGAAAAAATACGATTTAAATAAACCTATAAATATTGATAAAGAACCGGATAAAAAAGCAATAACAAGACTATTAAAATTATTTAATATGTATGATAATATTAATAGTCATGATAAAAAAATTGATTATTTAACTAAGAAAAAACAAACATTTAAAGATGCAACCAAATATGATATTATTCCTGATGGTATTACTAAAAAAATATATGAAGATGCAATAAAACGAAATGAGAAAATTGAAACAGAAATATTGGATATAACAAATAATTTAGAAAAAAATAGGACCAATCTTGATGTTTTATTATCTGATGAATTATTATCACTTAAAAATAAGATAAGTCAGTTACATATAAAACGAAATATTTTAAAAAGTGAATTAAACTCGATTGTAATAAACTTAACTACTCAAGATAAAAAAATAAGGGGGAAATTATCTAATTTGGCTGAGTTTTTTCCAGATATAAATTTAGATAAATTAAAATTGATAGATACTTTTCATAATAACATTTCTAATATACTTAAAGATCAACTGAAAGAAAGAGAAAAAATATTAAATGAACGAATTAAAAATTTAGATAACGAAATTCTTCAACAAAATGCTGAATTTGATAATCTAATTACATATAATGAGAATAATGTTTCCAGGTTAGCTATTGAAAAATTAATTGATTTATCACAACAGAAAATAAAAAATTTCGAGATTATTAACATATATATTGATAAAAATTCAATTCAAGATGATTTATCCCAAAATATTATACTCTTATCCGATATAAAATTAAAAATTCAATCGGATATTATGCTCCAATTAAATACTAAAATGGGTAATATAAACAACCAGATTTACGATAATCATCAATTTCCCCCAAGTTTGGATTTAAAAGATAATAAATATTCCTTCAATAATGAAAGCGACACAGGTACTGGTAAAGCTTATACTGGTATAATAATTTTAGATCTTGCAATATTTTCATTAACACCTTTATCCATAATAATTCATGATTCAATGTTGTTTAAAAATATTCAAACTTCTTCATTTGAAAAAATTATAGAATTATATTATAATCAAACGAAACAAATTTTTATTTCCACAGATAGTATTAACAATTATAATGAAAAAACCCAAAAAATATTGAATATTAAGAAAGTTTTACAATTATCATATGAAAATACGTTATATCCCTTAAAGTGGAATGAAGAAAAGAAATAA
- a CDS encoding PAS domain S-box protein codes for MSSAHNSGDIPIKTLLPLIAGGTFLGMTIYESVKDIVLPEISKWQSHLITIAVSVILVTFLTYILLKKQNNLQRQIFLTRQNAESALKHLASIVESSDDAIVSMTQDGKIISWNPGAERMFGISADEMIHQTFNLLLPPDMPSRIPDIIKQAGLGRSTRHTDGVFIKKDGTHIHLSLTITPIFNAREYSGMISLIARDISEQMKREEMLKTLNLKQQLLSSITRHDINNRLHILLGYCSILEEKISDPEISRLISVIEEQSNSINQQVLFMKDYESLGIKSPAWDWADEIFSRATTSFSKDPIVFEISLDHLEIYADPLIEKAIYNICENAIRYGKKITSIHTWFSYDEDICTWIIEDDGIGVQEEFKEKIFERGFGQNTGLGLFLVREILAITNIQITETGNAGKGARFEMTIPSGSWRIGKH; via the coding sequence ATGTCATCAGCCCATAATTCAGGGGATATTCCGATTAAAACGCTGTTACCACTTATCGCTGGTGGAACATTTCTTGGTATGACCATCTATGAATCGGTAAAAGATATCGTTCTCCCTGAAATCAGCAAATGGCAATCCCATCTCATAACTATAGCGGTATCGGTCATACTCGTCACTTTTTTGACATACATACTCCTGAAAAAACAGAACAACCTTCAGAGACAGATATTCCTGACTCGGCAAAATGCAGAATCGGCATTGAAACACCTCGCTTCAATAGTAGAGTCAAGCGATGATGCCATCGTGAGTATGACACAGGATGGGAAGATCATATCCTGGAATCCCGGTGCTGAACGAATGTTTGGAATATCTGCAGATGAGATGATACATCAGACATTTAATCTTCTTCTCCCCCCGGATATGCCAAGTCGTATCCCGGATATCATAAAACAGGCAGGTCTTGGAAGATCAACTCGTCATACAGATGGAGTGTTTATTAAAAAAGATGGAACACACATTCATCTTTCGCTGACTATAACTCCAATATTCAATGCTCGGGAATACTCCGGAATGATTTCACTCATCGCTCGGGATATTTCTGAACAAATGAAGAGAGAAGAGATGCTAAAGACGCTCAATTTAAAACAACAACTTCTCTCATCCATCACCCGACATGATATCAATAACCGGTTGCATATCCTTTTGGGATATTGCTCAATACTTGAAGAAAAGATATCTGATCCGGAGATAAGCCGACTTATTTCAGTCATAGAAGAACAATCGAACAGTATTAACCAACAGGTCCTGTTCATGAAAGACTACGAGTCCCTGGGAATAAAATCTCCGGCCTGGGACTGGGCAGATGAGATCTTTTCACGAGCAACGACATCATTTTCGAAAGATCCTATCGTCTTTGAGATATCACTAGACCATCTGGAAATTTATGCAGATCCTCTGATTGAAAAAGCCATTTACAATATCTGTGAAAATGCTATCAGATATGGGAAAAAAATCACCTCCATTCATACATGGTTTTCCTATGACGAGGATATATGCACCTGGATTATAGAGGACGACGGAATCGGTGTTCAGGAAGAGTTTAAAGAGAAAATATTTGAGAGAGGATTTGGACAAAATACCGGTCTCGGACTGTTTCTGGTCCGTGAAATTCTGGCAATTACCAATATTCAGATCACAGAGACAGGTAACGCAGGCAAAGGTGCCCGGTTTGAAATGACAATACCATCTGGTTCCTGGCGGATTGGCAAGCACTGA
- a CDS encoding DUF3795 domain-containing protein: MIQPDLIAPCGMNCALCLAYQRPKNKCLGCRDDTPKKAKTRQTCIIKTCETIQSSSSHFCYDCPDKPCKRLRQLDTRYRTKYAMSMIDNLNEIKEKGMNSFLESQTAKYTCPTCGGLICVHRGQCLTCKKE, from the coding sequence ATGATCCAGCCGGACCTGATCGCTCCATGTGGTATGAACTGTGCATTATGTCTGGCCTATCAGCGTCCGAAAAATAAATGCCTGGGATGCAGGGATGACACCCCCAAAAAAGCTAAAACCCGTCAGACATGCATCATCAAAACCTGTGAAACCATCCAAAGCAGCTCATCTCATTTCTGCTATGACTGCCCTGATAAACCATGCAAGCGACTCAGACAACTGGACACCCGGTACCGGACAAAATACGCAATGTCCATGATAGACAACCTGAATGAGATCAAAGAAAAGGGCATGAACTCATTTTTAGAAAGTCAGACTGCAAAGTACACCTGCCCGACATGTGGCGGTCTCATCTGTGTACACCGTGGGCAATGCCTGACCTGTAAAAAGGAATGA
- a CDS encoding ABC-three component system protein, with protein MVVDLDKNEDIKEERKEYSENNQIILYSQVDGMCPICHTSLMNEKKSRKLKNYEVAHIYPLHPSENDKKILQNVEKLSTNPNDLDNVILLCSNCHTKYDKSKTIEEYESLKKIKQDLIIKDRFHKLCGKSFLEKEIIDVINSLNEKNWDECDIGLDYTALKIDQKLDFDFNFILKNQIKFNITSYFLLIKHLFSEIDKLSPGKFKIISQQIKLFYYSLLPSTKNQEDIYNQMADWIKLESNNTGSVDTCKIIISFFIQNCEVFEYVSE; from the coding sequence ATGGTAGTTGATCTAGATAAGAATGAAGACATTAAGGAGGAGAGAAAAGAATACTCTGAAAATAACCAAATAATTCTATATTCTCAAGTAGATGGTATGTGTCCGATTTGTCATACTAGTTTAATGAATGAAAAAAAGTCAAGAAAATTAAAAAATTATGAAGTCGCTCATATTTATCCTTTACATCCATCTGAAAATGATAAAAAAATATTACAGAATGTAGAAAAACTGAGCACTAATCCTAATGATTTAGATAATGTTATTTTATTATGTAGTAATTGCCATACAAAATATGATAAATCCAAAACTATTGAAGAATATGAATCATTGAAGAAAATAAAACAAGATTTAATAATAAAAGATAGATTTCATAAATTATGTGGGAAATCTTTTTTAGAAAAAGAAATAATTGATGTCATAAATTCACTTAATGAAAAAAATTGGGATGAATGTGACATTGGATTGGATTATACAGCATTAAAAATTGATCAAAAATTAGATTTTGATTTTAATTTTATTCTAAAAAATCAAATTAAGTTCAATATTACAAGTTATTTTTTACTAATTAAACACCTTTTCTCAGAAATCGACAAATTATCGCCTGGTAAATTTAAAATTATTTCTCAACAAATTAAATTATTTTATTATTCACTTCTTCCTTCAACTAAAAACCAAGAAGATATTTATAATCAAATGGCTGATTGGATAAAACTGGAATCAAATAATACTGGTAGCGTTGATACTTGTAAAATAATAATATCATTTTTTATTCAAAATTGTGAGGTTTTTGAATATGTTTCCGAATAA